From the Burkholderia ubonensis genome, one window contains:
- a CDS encoding acetyl-CoA carboxylase carboxyltransferase subunit alpha has protein sequence MKTTFLDFEQPIAELEAKIEELRFVQDDSAVDISEEIERLSKKSQQLTKDLYANLSPWQVSQIARHPQRPYTLDYVAELFTDFHELHGDRAFADDLSIVGGLARFGGHPCMVIGHQKGRDTKERAARNFGMPRPEGYRKAERLMRLAEKFGLPIFTFVDTPGAYPGIGAEERGQSEAIGRNLYVMAELKTPIITTVIGEGGSGGALAIAVADTVMMLQFSTYSVISPEGCASILWKSAAKAPEAAEALGLTAHRLKALGLIDKIINEPLGGAHRDPKGMAALLRRALADSLRQFQGMSIDALRERRFERLMAYGKFKETTPGA, from the coding sequence ATGAAAACCACGTTTCTGGATTTCGAACAGCCGATCGCCGAACTCGAGGCCAAGATCGAAGAGCTGCGCTTCGTGCAGGACGATTCGGCTGTCGATATCTCGGAAGAAATCGAGCGGCTGTCGAAGAAGAGCCAGCAACTGACGAAGGACCTGTACGCGAACCTGTCGCCGTGGCAGGTGTCGCAGATCGCGCGGCATCCGCAGCGTCCGTACACGCTCGACTACGTCGCGGAGCTGTTTACCGATTTTCACGAGCTGCATGGCGACCGCGCATTCGCGGACGACCTGTCGATCGTCGGCGGCCTCGCGCGCTTCGGCGGCCATCCGTGCATGGTGATCGGCCACCAGAAGGGGCGCGACACGAAGGAGCGCGCGGCGCGCAACTTCGGGATGCCGCGTCCGGAAGGCTATCGCAAGGCCGAGCGCCTGATGCGGCTCGCCGAGAAATTCGGCCTGCCGATCTTCACGTTCGTCGATACGCCGGGCGCGTATCCGGGCATCGGCGCGGAAGAGCGCGGCCAGTCGGAAGCGATCGGCCGCAACCTGTACGTGATGGCCGAGCTGAAGACGCCGATCATCACGACCGTGATCGGCGAGGGCGGCTCGGGCGGCGCGCTCGCGATCGCCGTGGCCGACACCGTGATGATGCTGCAGTTCTCGACCTATTCGGTGATCTCGCCGGAAGGCTGCGCGTCGATCCTGTGGAAGAGCGCAGCGAAGGCGCCCGAGGCGGCCGAGGCGCTGGGCCTGACCGCGCACCGCCTGAAGGCGCTCGGCCTGATCGACAAGATCATCAACGAGCCGCTCGGCGGCGCGCATCGCGATCCGAAGGGCATGGCCGCGCTGCTGCGCCGTGCGCTCGCCGATTCGCTGCGCCAGTTCCAGGGCATGAGCATCGATGCGCTGCGCGAGCGCCGCTTCGAACGCCTGATGGCCTACGGCAAGTTCAAGGAAACCACGCCGGGCGCATGA
- the tilS gene encoding tRNA lysidine(34) synthetase TilS, translated as MIPPTEFRADRVVLDAVGAALSGLPADARIAIAYSGGLDSSVLLDAAVRVAGASRCIALHVHHGLSANADAWVAYAQATAERLGVTFESERVDVPRNSGAGIEASARESRYAALDAMCERHGAAVLWLAQHADDQAETVLLQLLRGAGIAGIAAMAPRYRPGGARVERVRPLLRLLRAQLERYAVQRELAWIDDESNQDTRFARNALRVDVLPALAVHFPGFRDALGRAAQHAASAQRLLDDLAELDFAGAARDDGRALSRSALVALDDARGANLLRFWMRRLGLPGASAARLADMMRQLRDAHDAHALRVDHAGQCLRLYRDAVSWEAGDRGDPADDGSGAPRPECTCAWSGQEVWHLPAWRGTFVFAPAAPGDADAVPDALLRAAPLAARARAGGERMRTAPGGPGRTLKNLFQERGVPSWQRDVPLLFAGDRLLFVPRLGVNHDGGDVDGGGAWRRIEWRPDLLIA; from the coding sequence GTGATTCCTCCAACCGAATTCCGCGCCGACCGCGTCGTCCTCGATGCGGTCGGCGCGGCGCTTTCCGGGCTGCCGGCCGATGCGCGCATCGCGATCGCGTACAGCGGCGGGCTCGACTCGTCGGTGCTGCTGGACGCGGCCGTGCGCGTCGCGGGCGCATCGCGCTGCATCGCGCTGCATGTCCACCATGGGCTGAGCGCGAATGCCGACGCCTGGGTCGCATACGCGCAGGCGACCGCGGAGCGGCTCGGGGTCACGTTCGAATCGGAGCGGGTCGACGTGCCGCGCAACAGCGGCGCCGGGATCGAGGCGAGCGCGCGGGAGAGCCGCTACGCGGCGCTCGACGCAATGTGCGAGCGGCACGGCGCGGCCGTGCTGTGGCTGGCGCAGCACGCCGACGATCAGGCCGAGACGGTGCTGCTGCAGCTGCTGCGCGGCGCGGGCATCGCCGGGATCGCCGCGATGGCGCCGCGCTACCGTCCTGGCGGCGCGCGCGTCGAGCGCGTGCGTCCGCTGCTGCGGCTGCTGCGCGCGCAGCTCGAGCGCTATGCGGTGCAGCGCGAGCTCGCGTGGATCGACGACGAATCGAACCAGGACACGCGCTTTGCGCGCAATGCGCTGCGGGTCGACGTGCTGCCGGCGCTCGCCGTGCACTTTCCGGGCTTTCGCGATGCGCTCGGCCGGGCCGCGCAGCATGCGGCGTCGGCGCAGCGCCTGCTCGACGATCTGGCGGAACTGGATTTCGCCGGCGCCGCGCGCGACGACGGGCGCGCGCTGTCGCGCAGCGCGCTGGTCGCGCTCGACGATGCGCGCGGCGCGAACCTGCTGCGTTTCTGGATGCGCAGGCTCGGCCTGCCGGGCGCGTCGGCTGCGCGGCTCGCCGACATGATGCGGCAGTTGCGCGACGCGCACGACGCCCATGCGCTGCGCGTCGATCACGCGGGGCAGTGCCTGCGGCTGTATCGGGATGCCGTCTCCTGGGAAGCGGGCGACAGAGGCGACCCGGCCGACGACGGCAGCGGCGCGCCGCGCCCCGAATGCACGTGCGCGTGGAGCGGGCAGGAGGTCTGGCACCTGCCGGCTTGGCGCGGCACGTTCGTGTTCGCGCCGGCCGCGCCCGGCGACGCGGACGCGGTGCCCGACGCGCTGCTGCGCGCCGCGCCGCTCGCCGCACGGGCTCGCGCGGGCGGCGAGCGGATGCGCACGGCGCCCGGCGGGCCGGGCCGCACGCTGAAGAACCTGTTTCAGGAGCGCGGCGTGCCTTCGTGGCAGCGCGACGTGCCGCTGCTGTTCGCGGGCGACCGGCTGCTCTTCGTGCCGCGGCTCGGCGTGAACCACGATGGCGGGGACGTCGATGGCGGCGGCGCATGGCGCCGGATCGAATGGCGGCCCGACCTGCTGATCGCGTGA
- a CDS encoding aspartate kinase codes for MALIVHKYGGTSMGSVERIKNVAKRVAKWHQAGHQMVVVPSAMSGETNRLLGLAKEISSQPSPRELDMIASTGEQVSVGLLSIALQEIGVEAVSYAGWQVPIKTDSAYTKARIHSIDDERVKADLNAGKVVIITGFQGVDPDGHITTLGRGGSDTSAVAVAAALDAEECLIYTDVDGVYTTDPRVVEEARRLDRVTFEEMLEMASLGSKVLQIRSVEFAGKYQVKTRVLSSLTDPLIALDVEMRSGTLITFEEDETMEKAVISGIAFQRDEARIAVMGVPDKPGIAYQILGPVADANIDVDMIIQNQSVEGKTDFTFTVGRGDYQKAMDILTNQVKGHVSAEQVQGDPKVSKVSVVGVGMRSHVGVASKMFRTLSEEGINIQMISTSEIKISVLIDEKYMELAVRALHKAFELEQA; via the coding sequence ATGGCACTCATCGTACATAAATACGGCGGCACTTCGATGGGCTCGGTCGAGCGCATCAAGAACGTCGCGAAACGCGTCGCAAAATGGCATCAGGCCGGGCACCAGATGGTGGTCGTGCCGTCGGCGATGTCCGGCGAAACCAACCGTCTGCTCGGTCTCGCGAAAGAGATTTCGAGCCAGCCGAGCCCGCGTGAGCTCGACATGATCGCGTCGACCGGCGAGCAGGTCAGCGTCGGCCTGCTGTCGATCGCGCTGCAGGAGATCGGCGTCGAGGCCGTGAGCTATGCCGGCTGGCAGGTGCCGATCAAGACCGACAGCGCATACACGAAGGCGCGCATCCACTCGATCGACGACGAGCGCGTGAAGGCCGACCTGAACGCAGGCAAGGTCGTGATCATCACGGGCTTCCAGGGCGTCGATCCGGACGGCCACATCACGACGCTCGGCCGCGGCGGCTCGGACACGTCGGCGGTGGCGGTCGCGGCCGCGCTCGATGCAGAAGAGTGCCTGATCTACACGGACGTCGACGGCGTCTACACGACCGATCCGCGCGTCGTCGAAGAGGCGCGCCGCCTCGATCGCGTGACGTTCGAGGAAATGCTGGAAATGGCGAGCCTCGGCTCGAAGGTTCTGCAGATCCGCTCGGTCGAATTCGCCGGCAAATACCAGGTGAAGACGCGTGTGCTGTCGAGCCTGACCGATCCGCTGATTGCGCTCGACGTGGAAATGCGCTCGGGCACCCTGATTACTTTTGAAGAAGACGAGACCATGGAAAAGGCAGTCATTTCCGGCATCGCGTTCCAGCGCGACGAAGCACGCATTGCTGTGATGGGCGTGCCCGACAAGCCGGGCATCGCGTATCAGATCCTCGGCCCGGTCGCGGACGCGAACATCGACGTCGACATGATCATCCAGAACCAGAGCGTCGAAGGCAAGACGGACTTCACGTTCACGGTCGGCCGCGGCGACTACCAGAAGGCGATGGACATCCTGACCAACCAGGTGAAGGGCCACGTGAGCGCCGAGCAGGTGCAGGGCGATCCGAAGGTGTCGAAGGTGTCGGTCGTCGGCGTCGGCATGCGTTCGCACGTGGGCGTCGCGAGCAAGATGTTCCGCACGCTGTCGGAAGAGGGGATCAACATCCAGATGATCTCGACGTCCGAAATCAAGATTTCGGTGCTGATCGACGAGAAGTACATGGAGCTGGCCGTCCGCGCGCTGCACAAAGCATTCGAACTCGAACAGGCGTAA
- a CDS encoding NADH-quinone oxidoreductase subunit M, giving the protein MHEFPFLSLAIWAPILFGAFLLRAGSDDRVHRIRVIALAGALAGLAAVAPLVAGFDTHSAAMQFTESRDWLAAFHAGWRVGIDGASLWLVVLTAFTTLVIIVASWESVTVRVAQYLASFLILSGLMVGVFAAQDGLLFFIFFEATLIPLYLLIGTWGRENRVHAAVKFFFISFAGSLLLLMAMLYLYAKSHTFDMSVWRTLQLGFAPQLLVFLGFFAAFAVKVPMWPVHTWLRDVYSDGPTGAALMLGMLKLGGYGFLRFALPITPDASHFFAPAVIALSLFAIVYASLLALAQTDLGKLLAYSTVAHMGLVTLGLFLFNRIGVEGAIVQLVSYGFVAGAMLLCVSVLSDRTNTRAIAEYGGVANVMPRFATFALLFSMANVGLPGTSGFVGEFMIIMGAIRFNFWIGALAALTLILSASYTLWMLKRVVFGKVASPRIAQLVDLNRREIVVFASLALIVLMVGVDPKPFTDAIDPTVARLIEDASHSKLPAGDDAAPARPAYMAAAHG; this is encoded by the coding sequence ATGCATGAGTTCCCCTTTCTGAGCCTGGCCATCTGGGCTCCGATTCTGTTCGGCGCGTTCCTGCTGCGCGCCGGTTCCGACGATCGCGTACATCGCATCAGAGTGATCGCGCTCGCCGGCGCGCTCGCCGGGCTCGCGGCCGTCGCGCCGCTGGTCGCGGGCTTCGACACGCATTCGGCCGCGATGCAGTTCACCGAATCGCGCGACTGGCTGGCCGCTTTCCACGCCGGCTGGCGCGTCGGGATCGACGGCGCGTCGCTATGGCTCGTCGTGCTGACCGCCTTCACGACGCTCGTGATCATCGTCGCGTCATGGGAGTCCGTCACGGTGCGCGTCGCGCAATACCTGGCGTCGTTCCTGATCTTGTCGGGACTGATGGTCGGCGTGTTCGCGGCGCAGGACGGCCTGCTGTTCTTCATCTTCTTCGAAGCGACGCTGATCCCGCTCTACCTGCTGATCGGCACGTGGGGCCGCGAAAACCGCGTGCATGCGGCGGTGAAGTTCTTCTTCATCTCGTTCGCGGGCTCGTTGCTGCTGCTGATGGCGATGCTGTACCTGTACGCGAAGTCGCACACGTTCGACATGAGCGTGTGGCGCACGCTGCAGCTCGGCTTCGCGCCGCAGCTGCTGGTGTTCCTCGGCTTCTTCGCGGCCTTCGCGGTCAAGGTGCCGATGTGGCCGGTTCATACGTGGCTGCGCGACGTCTACTCGGACGGCCCGACCGGCGCCGCGCTGATGCTCGGCATGCTGAAGCTCGGCGGCTACGGCTTCCTGCGCTTCGCGCTGCCGATCACGCCGGACGCGAGCCATTTCTTCGCGCCGGCCGTGATCGCGCTGTCGCTGTTCGCGATCGTCTACGCGAGCCTGCTCGCGCTCGCCCAAACCGATCTCGGCAAGCTGCTCGCGTATTCGACGGTCGCGCACATGGGGCTCGTCACGCTCGGGCTGTTCCTGTTCAACCGGATCGGCGTCGAAGGCGCGATCGTGCAGCTCGTGTCGTACGGCTTCGTCGCGGGCGCGATGCTGCTCTGCGTGAGCGTGCTGTCCGACCGCACGAACACCCGCGCGATCGCGGAGTACGGCGGCGTCGCGAACGTGATGCCGCGCTTCGCGACGTTCGCGCTGCTGTTCTCGATGGCGAACGTGGGGCTGCCAGGCACGTCGGGGTTCGTCGGCGAGTTCATGATCATCATGGGCGCGATCCGCTTCAACTTCTGGATCGGCGCGCTGGCGGCGCTGACGCTGATTCTCAGCGCGTCGTACACGCTATGGATGCTCAAGCGGGTCGTGTTCGGCAAGGTCGCGAGCCCGCGCATCGCGCAGCTCGTCGACCTGAACCGCCGCGAGATCGTGGTGTTCGCGTCGCTCGCGCTGATCGTGCTGATGGTCGGCGTCGATCCGAAGCCGTTCACCGACGCGATCGATCCGACGGTCGCGCGCCTGATCGAAGACGCGAGCCATTCGAAGCTGCCTGCCGGCGACGACGCCGCGCCGGCACGACCCGCCTACATGGCCGCCGCGCACGGCTGA
- the cyoA gene encoding ubiquinol oxidase subunit II, translated as MKRRASRGWAALMSIGAALSLSGCNFDVLNPKGSIGAAEKALIATSTWAMLIVVVPVILLTLYFAWRYRASNRSATYAPDWSHSTAIEVVIWTVPTLIILFLGILTWKTTHELDPYKPLESSVKPIDVEVVALDWKWLFIYPELGIASVNQLAIPVGTPVNFRITSDSVMNSFFIPQLGGQVYAMAGMQTRLHLIADEAGDYAGTSANFSGRGFSDMKFRTLAEPREQFDAWVKKVRASSDRLDMTAYGTVAQPSEKAPVRYFSSVDPKLFHNIIAKYNDGHVLDLKDAACGTKG; from the coding sequence ATGAAAAGAAGAGCTTCAAGAGGCTGGGCGGCGCTGATGTCAATCGGCGCGGCACTGAGCCTGTCAGGCTGTAATTTTGACGTACTTAATCCGAAAGGCAGCATCGGCGCCGCCGAGAAAGCGCTGATCGCGACGTCGACGTGGGCGATGCTGATCGTCGTCGTGCCGGTGATCCTGCTGACGCTGTACTTCGCGTGGCGCTACCGCGCGTCGAACCGCAGCGCGACCTATGCGCCGGACTGGTCGCATTCGACGGCGATCGAGGTCGTGATCTGGACCGTGCCGACGCTGATCATCCTGTTCCTCGGCATCCTCACGTGGAAGACCACGCACGAGCTCGACCCGTACAAGCCGCTCGAGTCGTCGGTCAAGCCGATCGACGTCGAAGTCGTCGCGCTCGACTGGAAGTGGCTGTTCATCTATCCGGAGCTCGGCATCGCGTCGGTGAACCAGCTCGCGATTCCGGTCGGCACGCCGGTGAATTTCCGCATCACGTCGGACTCGGTGATGAACTCGTTCTTCATCCCGCAGCTCGGCGGCCAGGTCTACGCGATGGCCGGCATGCAGACGCGCCTGCACCTGATCGCCGACGAAGCGGGCGATTACGCGGGCACGTCCGCCAACTTCAGCGGCCGCGGCTTCTCCGACATGAAGTTCCGCACGCTCGCCGAGCCGCGCGAGCAGTTCGATGCATGGGTGAAGAAGGTGAGGGCGTCGTCCGACCGGCTCGACATGACCGCGTACGGCACGGTCGCGCAGCCGAGCGAGAAGGCGCCGGTGCGCTACTTCTCGTCGGTCGATCCGAAGCTCTTCCACAACATCATCGCGAAATACAACGATGGCCACGTCCTCGACCTGAAGGACGCCGCCTGCGGCACGAAGGGGTAA
- the cyoB gene encoding cytochrome o ubiquinol oxidase subunit I gives MFGKLTLSAIPFDQPIIMGAGAFMGLVVLGILAALTITGRWKWLWSEWLTSVDHKKIGVMYIIVAFIMLLRGFADAIMMRMQLALAYNAPGFLPPHHYDQIFTAHGVIMIFFMAMVFMVGLMNLIVPLQIGARDVAFPFINSLSFWMTAVSAILINISLVIGEFAQTGWLAYPPLSELQYSPGVGVDYYLWALQISGVGTLLTGVNFFVTIIKMRAPGMSLMKMPVFTWTALCTNVLIMASFPILTATLALLGLDRYLGMHFFTNEAGGNAMLYLNLIWAWGHPEVYILILPAFGIFSEVIATFAKKPLFGYKTMVYATCAIMVLSFLVWLHHFFTMGSGANVNAFFGIMTMIIAIPTGVKVFNWLFTMYRGRIEFSTPVLWTIGFMVTFTLGGMTGVMMAIPGADFVLHNSLFLIAHFHNVIIGGVLFGYLAGFNYWFPKAFGFKLNEKLGKAAFWFWQVGFYVAFVPLYVLGFMGMTRRLNHYDNPAWHPWLLVAAFGAVLIAIGIACQLLQLVVSIRNRNLPQSRDTTGDPWGGRTLEWATTSPPPAYNFATIPQVRTLDAFADMKARGEGQGKSATYRDIHMPSNTSAGLFVGVFSLALGFALVWHIWWLAIAGLAGIVATLVIYSSRNNDGYYIPASTVRRIEEPRHAARTTAPRVDDVELEAN, from the coding sequence ATGTTCGGCAAACTGACACTTTCGGCGATCCCGTTCGACCAGCCCATCATCATGGGGGCGGGCGCCTTCATGGGGCTCGTCGTGCTGGGCATTCTCGCCGCACTGACGATCACCGGCCGGTGGAAATGGCTGTGGAGCGAATGGCTGACGTCGGTCGATCACAAGAAGATCGGCGTGATGTACATCATCGTCGCATTCATCATGCTGCTGCGCGGCTTCGCGGACGCGATCATGATGCGCATGCAGCTCGCGCTCGCGTACAACGCGCCCGGCTTCCTGCCGCCGCACCACTACGACCAGATCTTCACCGCGCACGGCGTGATCATGATCTTCTTCATGGCGATGGTGTTCATGGTCGGCCTGATGAACCTGATCGTGCCGCTGCAGATCGGTGCGCGCGACGTCGCGTTCCCGTTCATCAACTCGCTCTCCTTCTGGATGACGGCGGTCAGCGCGATCCTGATCAACATCTCGCTCGTGATCGGCGAGTTCGCGCAGACGGGCTGGCTCGCGTATCCGCCGCTCTCCGAGCTGCAGTACAGCCCGGGTGTCGGCGTCGACTACTACCTGTGGGCGCTGCAGATTTCCGGCGTCGGCACGCTGCTGACGGGCGTCAACTTCTTCGTGACGATCATCAAGATGCGCGCGCCGGGCATGTCGCTGATGAAGATGCCGGTGTTCACGTGGACCGCGCTGTGCACGAACGTGCTGATCATGGCGTCGTTCCCGATCCTGACCGCGACGCTCGCGCTGCTCGGCCTCGATCGCTACCTCGGCATGCATTTCTTCACGAACGAAGCCGGCGGCAACGCGATGCTGTACCTGAACCTGATCTGGGCGTGGGGGCATCCGGAGGTGTACATCCTGATCCTGCCGGCGTTCGGGATCTTCTCGGAAGTCATCGCGACGTTCGCGAAGAAGCCGCTGTTCGGCTACAAGACGATGGTGTATGCGACCTGCGCGATCATGGTGCTGTCGTTCCTCGTGTGGCTGCATCACTTCTTCACGATGGGCTCGGGCGCGAACGTCAACGCGTTCTTTGGGATCATGACGATGATCATCGCGATCCCGACCGGCGTGAAGGTGTTCAACTGGCTGTTTACGATGTACCGCGGCCGGATCGAATTCTCGACGCCGGTGCTGTGGACGATCGGCTTCATGGTCACGTTCACGCTCGGCGGGATGACCGGCGTGATGATGGCGATCCCCGGCGCGGACTTCGTGCTGCACAACAGCCTGTTCCTGATCGCGCACTTCCACAACGTGATCATCGGCGGCGTGCTGTTCGGCTATCTCGCGGGCTTCAACTACTGGTTCCCGAAGGCGTTCGGCTTCAAGCTGAACGAGAAGCTCGGCAAGGCCGCGTTCTGGTTCTGGCAGGTCGGCTTCTACGTCGCGTTCGTGCCGCTGTACGTGCTCGGCTTCATGGGCATGACGCGCCGCCTGAACCACTACGACAACCCGGCGTGGCATCCGTGGCTGCTGGTCGCCGCGTTCGGCGCCGTGCTGATCGCGATCGGCATCGCGTGCCAGCTGCTGCAGCTCGTGGTCAGCATCCGCAACCGCAACCTGCCGCAATCCCGCGACACGACGGGCGACCCGTGGGGCGGCCGCACGCTGGAATGGGCGACGACGTCGCCGCCGCCGGCGTACAACTTCGCGACGATCCCGCAGGTGCGCACGCTCGACGCGTTCGCCGACATGAAGGCGCGCGGCGAAGGGCAAGGGAAGAGCGCGACGTACCGCGACATCCACATGCCGTCGAATACGAGCGCCGGCCTGTTCGTCGGCGTGTTCAGCCTCGCGCTCGGCTTCGCGCTCGTGTGGCACATCTGGTGGCTCGCGATCGCCGGGCTGGCCGGCATCGTCGCGACGCTCGTGATCTACAGCTCGCGCAATAACGACGGTTATTACATTCCCGCCTCCACGGTGCGGCGAATCGAAGAGCCGCGACACGCCGCGCGCACGACTGCGCCGCGCGTCGACGACGTGGAACTGGAGGCCAACTGA
- the cyoC gene encoding cytochrome o ubiquinol oxidase subunit III: MLQKTLSANLVGHADGHDHPPSHSVFGFWLYLMTDCVIFAALFATFAVLGNQYAGGPTAKDLFDIPGVAVETAALLLSSITYGFAMLGAHRGKRGVTLVWLAVTFVLGAAFLAMELREFSHLIAEGAGPQRSAFLSAFFTLVGTHGLHVSAGLVWMIVLAAQIAFGRELTERDIRRLTCLSLFWHFLDIVWICVFSFVYLASVI; encoded by the coding sequence ATGTTGCAGAAAACCTTGAGCGCAAACCTGGTCGGCCACGCGGACGGCCACGACCATCCGCCGTCGCATTCGGTGTTCGGCTTCTGGCTGTACCTGATGACCGACTGCGTGATCTTCGCGGCGCTGTTCGCGACGTTCGCGGTGCTCGGCAACCAGTACGCCGGCGGCCCGACCGCGAAGGACCTGTTCGACATTCCGGGCGTCGCGGTCGAAACCGCCGCGCTGCTGCTCTCGAGCATCACGTACGGCTTCGCGATGCTCGGCGCGCACCGCGGCAAGCGCGGCGTGACGCTCGTCTGGCTCGCGGTGACGTTCGTGCTCGGCGCGGCGTTTCTCGCGATGGAGCTGCGCGAGTTCTCGCACCTGATCGCGGAGGGCGCGGGCCCGCAGCGCAGCGCGTTCCTGTCGGCGTTCTTCACGCTGGTCGGCACGCACGGGCTGCACGTGAGCGCGGGTCTCGTGTGGATGATCGTGCTGGCCGCGCAGATCGCGTTCGGCCGCGAGCTGACCGAGCGCGACATCCGGCGCCTGACGTGCCTGAGCCTCTTCTGGCACTTCCTCGACATCGTGTGGATCTGCGTGTTTTCCTTTGTCTATCTCGCGAGCGTGATCTAA
- the cyoD gene encoding cytochrome o ubiquinol oxidase subunit IV, giving the protein MAHSHSSQLEEGHGSVGGYIAGFILSVLLTAASFGLVLGGVLSPHASLIALAVLALVQIVVHLVYFLHMNSSSGQRWNVMAFSYTVLTAAILIVGTLWVMHNVSMNMMSR; this is encoded by the coding sequence ATGGCCCATTCGCATTCGTCTCAACTCGAAGAAGGGCACGGCAGCGTCGGCGGCTACATCGCCGGCTTCATCCTGTCGGTGCTGCTCACGGCCGCGTCGTTCGGTCTCGTGCTCGGCGGCGTGCTGTCGCCGCATGCGTCGCTGATCGCGCTCGCGGTGCTCGCGCTCGTGCAGATCGTCGTGCACCTCGTGTACTTCCTGCACATGAACAGCTCGTCGGGGCAGCGCTGGAACGTGATGGCGTTCAGCTACACGGTGCTGACCGCCGCCATCCTGATCGTCGGCACGCTGTGGGTGATGCACAACGTCAGCATGAACATGATGTCGCGTTGA